GCAGCGGCGGCGTCGGCACGGTGGTGCTGACGCCGGGAACCACCGGACTCGGCGCGGTCGACGACATTCAGCAGGCCCTCGCGCTGAAGGAACGGTACGGAGTCCGCCTGCACGTCGACGGCGCATACGGCGGGTTCTATGCCTTGCTGGACGAATACGCGGCCTATCGCGCGATCGGCTCGTGCGATTCCGTCGTCGTCGACCCGCACAAACACGGCCTCCAGCCCTACGGATGCGGCGCGGTGTTGTTCGCCGACCCGGCAGTCGGCCGGTTCTACAAACACGATTCTCCCTATACTTATTTCACTTCCGACGAGTTGCACCTCGGGGAGATCTCCCTGGAATGCTCCCGCGCGGGCGCTGCCGCCGGAGCGCTTTGGCTTACCCTGCAAGCCTTCCCGCTGCAACGAGACCGCGGCCTCGGCCGATTGCTGTCCGCCTGCCGTCGAGCGGCGAACGATTTCGCCGGACTGCTCAAGGAGTCCGACCGGTTCGCGCTCCATCTGGAGCCCACTTTGGACATCGTCACCTACTGGCCTCGACGGACACGGATGAGCGAGATCACCGAAGCTGCCAATCTGATTCTTCAGAACGGCATGGCAGACAAGGAAAACCCGCTGTATCTGTCCACATTGCGCGTCGACGCGGATGCTTTTGCCGCCCTGCACCCGAATGTCGAACGCGACGCCGAGACGG
The nucleotide sequence above comes from Amycolatopsis sp. AA4. Encoded proteins:
- a CDS encoding aminotransferase class I/II-fold pyridoxal phosphate-dependent enzyme: MDRRELIDQALRGVEAWERTWGPFPPSPASQPDVDLPALLDAYATRMAASFPFFHPRYAGQMLKPPHPVAVAAYLAAMVVNPNNHALDASQATSPMEVEVIADLARMFGFAQPSLGHLTSSGTIANLEALWVARELAPGKAVVHSRDAHYTHGRMCQVLGVESRAVRALPDGRVDMSAVEAEIRSGGVGTVVLTPGTTGLGAVDDIQQALALKERYGVRLHVDGAYGGFYALLDEYAAYRAIGSCDSVVVDPHKHGLQPYGCGAVLFADPAVGRFYKHDSPYTYFTSDELHLGEISLECSRAGAAAGALWLTLQAFPLQRDRGLGRLLSACRRAANDFAGLLKESDRFALHLEPTLDIVTYWPRRTRMSEITEAANLILQNGMADKENPLYLSTLRVDADAFAALHPNVERDAETVTILRSVLMKPEHEAWIPQLKQALDRLAD